The following are encoded in a window of Kaistia algarum genomic DNA:
- a CDS encoding ABC transporter permease: MSAAAARRGPVKPPGRLLPILVVSIAIVCIWYVGAYFMNASLVRDAFKRQKVEPTIEQMIAATLAMDRPLLPAPHQIATEIWKTTVDQNITSKRSLVYHSWVTLSATLAGFISGTLLGFLLAIGIVHVASLDKSLMPWVVASQTVPIVAIAPMIVVVGYNLMNGQMGLSTDLSRFIAKAMISTYLSFFPVTVGLVKGFRSPEILHLDLMRTYSATRGQTFWKLRLPAALPYLFTSMQVAIAISLVGAIVGELPTGATAGIGARLLAGSYYGQTVQIWSALVAASVLAALLVWMVSLGGTAVVKRMGMAR; the protein is encoded by the coding sequence ATGAGCGCCGCAGCCGCGCGTCGCGGACCCGTCAAGCCCCCCGGCCGGCTGCTGCCGATCCTCGTCGTCTCGATCGCGATCGTCTGTATCTGGTACGTCGGCGCCTATTTCATGAATGCGTCGCTGGTGCGCGATGCATTCAAGCGGCAGAAGGTCGAGCCCACCATCGAGCAGATGATCGCGGCGACGCTCGCCATGGACCGCCCGCTCCTGCCGGCGCCGCACCAGATCGCCACCGAGATTTGGAAGACGACTGTCGACCAGAACATCACCTCGAAGCGCAGCCTCGTCTATCACTCCTGGGTGACGCTGTCGGCGACGCTGGCCGGCTTCATCAGCGGCACGCTGCTGGGCTTTCTCCTCGCCATCGGCATTGTCCATGTCGCGAGCCTCGACAAGAGCCTGATGCCCTGGGTCGTCGCCTCGCAGACCGTGCCGATCGTCGCGATCGCGCCGATGATCGTCGTCGTCGGCTATAATCTCATGAACGGGCAGATGGGACTGTCGACCGATCTGTCGCGCTTCATCGCCAAGGCGATGATCTCGACCTATCTCTCCTTCTTCCCGGTGACGGTCGGCCTCGTGAAGGGGTTCCGTTCGCCGGAAATCCTGCATCTCGATCTGATGCGTACCTATTCGGCGACGCGCGGGCAGACCTTCTGGAAGCTGCGCCTGCCGGCGGCGCTGCCCTATCTCTTCACCTCGATGCAGGTCGCGATCGCCATCAGCCTTGTCGGCGCCATCGTCGGCGAATTGCCGACCGGCGCCACGGCCGGCATCGGCGCCCGGCTGCTCGCGGGCTCCTATTATGGGCAGACCGTGCAGATCTGGTCGGCGCTGGTCGCCGCCTCGGTGCTCGCCGCCCTGCTCGTCTGGATGGTCAGCCTCGGCGGTACGGCGGTCGTCAAGCGCATGGGGATGGCACGATGA
- the ppk2 gene encoding polyphosphate kinase 2 → MSKADKKKVANDTLPVAAVVARTPETLPSVLVPSVDAAPIALKPGNFDLDDPQLPAWVDERAFKSGGYPYDKSLKTEKYEEDLKALQVELVKLQTDVIAKKRKLVILFEGRDAAGKGGAIFAFRQYLNPRSARDVALPKPTETEAGQWYFQRYVAELPTGGEIVTFDRSWYNRAGVEPVMGFCTPEQHKSFLKQAPRFESMLVESDLILFKFWLDIGREMQLKRFHERRHNPLKIWKLSPMDYAALDKWDAYSKARDEMLAACHSDAAPWTVVLANDKRRARLNIIRHVLGKVDYEGRDKDVVGKPDALILGQGLSFLQQK, encoded by the coding sequence ATGTCCAAGGCGGACAAGAAGAAGGTGGCCAACGATACATTGCCGGTGGCAGCGGTCGTCGCGCGCACGCCAGAGACGCTGCCCAGCGTTCTGGTGCCTTCGGTCGACGCCGCGCCGATCGCGCTGAAGCCCGGCAATTTCGACCTGGACGACCCTCAATTGCCTGCCTGGGTCGACGAGCGGGCGTTCAAGTCCGGCGGGTATCCGTATGACAAGTCGCTCAAGACGGAAAAATACGAGGAGGATCTGAAGGCCCTGCAGGTCGAACTCGTCAAGCTGCAGACCGACGTCATCGCCAAGAAGCGCAAGCTCGTGATCCTTTTCGAGGGCCGCGACGCGGCCGGCAAGGGTGGTGCCATCTTCGCGTTCCGCCAATATCTGAACCCACGCAGCGCCCGCGACGTCGCCTTGCCGAAGCCGACAGAAACCGAGGCGGGTCAGTGGTATTTCCAGCGGTACGTCGCCGAACTGCCAACGGGAGGCGAAATCGTCACCTTCGATCGCTCCTGGTACAACCGCGCCGGCGTCGAGCCCGTCATGGGGTTCTGCACGCCCGAGCAGCACAAGAGCTTCCTGAAGCAGGCGCCGCGATTTGAGAGCATGTTGGTCGAATCAGACCTCATTCTTTTCAAGTTCTGGTTGGACATCGGCCGCGAGATGCAGTTGAAGCGGTTCCACGAGCGCCGCCACAACCCGCTCAAGATCTGGAAGCTGTCGCCGATGGACTACGCCGCTCTCGACAAATGGGACGCCTATTCGAAGGCAAGGGACGAGATGCTGGCCGCTTGCCATTCCGATGCGGCGCCGTGGACCGTCGTCCTTGCCAATGACAAGCGCCGCGCCCGCCTCAACATCATCCGCCACGTCCTCGGCAAGGTGGACTATGAGGGCCGCGACAAGGACGTCGTCGGCAAGCCGGACGCGCTCATCCTCGGCCAGGGGCTGTCCTTCCTCCAGCAGAAGTGA
- a CDS encoding ABC transporter substrate-binding protein, translating into MKKTMIGALAFAAGLALSAPAFAADPLTLQLKWVTQAQFAGYYVAKAKGFYEAEGLDVTIKPGGPDIAPEQVIAGGGADVITTWMPAALASREKGVPLVNIAQPFKKSGLMLTCRKETGIASPADFKGKTLGVWFYGNEYPFLAWMAKLGLKTDGGPDGVTVLKQGFNVDPLIQKQADCISTMTYNEFGQVLDAGIPESELVVFKYEDQGVATLEDGLYVMEDKLKDPAFVEKMAKFVKASEKGWDYARANPDEAAKIVLDNDESGAQTEAHQKFMIGEINKLTDGTSGALDEADYKRTVATLLSAGGDSPVITKEPTGAWTHAVTDAAGLK; encoded by the coding sequence ATGAAAAAGACGATGATCGGAGCGCTGGCATTTGCCGCCGGCCTCGCATTGAGCGCCCCGGCCTTTGCGGCCGATCCGCTGACGCTGCAGCTGAAATGGGTCACCCAGGCGCAGTTCGCCGGCTACTATGTCGCCAAGGCGAAGGGCTTCTACGAGGCCGAAGGCCTCGACGTCACCATCAAGCCGGGCGGACCGGACATCGCTCCCGAGCAGGTCATCGCGGGTGGCGGCGCCGACGTGATCACCACCTGGATGCCGGCAGCGCTCGCTTCCCGCGAAAAGGGCGTGCCGCTCGTCAACATCGCCCAGCCGTTCAAGAAATCGGGCCTGATGCTGACCTGCCGCAAGGAAACCGGCATCGCTTCGCCGGCCGATTTCAAGGGCAAGACGCTCGGCGTGTGGTTCTACGGCAATGAATATCCCTTCCTCGCCTGGATGGCGAAGCTCGGCCTCAAGACCGATGGCGGCCCGGACGGCGTCACCGTATTGAAGCAAGGCTTCAACGTCGATCCGCTGATCCAGAAGCAGGCCGACTGCATCTCGACCATGACCTATAATGAGTTCGGCCAGGTGCTGGACGCCGGCATTCCGGAGAGCGAACTGGTCGTCTTCAAATATGAAGACCAGGGCGTCGCGACGCTGGAAGACGGTCTCTATGTCATGGAAGACAAGCTGAAGGACCCGGCTTTCGTCGAGAAGATGGCGAAGTTCGTCAAGGCCTCAGAAAAGGGCTGGGACTATGCCCGCGCCAATCCGGACGAAGCGGCGAAGATCGTTCTCGACAATGACGAGAGCGGCGCCCAGACCGAAGCGCACCAGAAGTTCATGATCGGCGAGATCAACAAGCTCACCGACGGCACCAGCGGCGCGCTCGACGAGGCGGACTACAAGCGCACCGTCGCGACGCTGCTGTCGGCCGGCGGCGACAGCCCGGTCATCACCAAGGAGCCGACCGGCGCCTGGACCCACGCGGTCACCGACGCGGCCGGCTTGAAGTAA
- the cysD gene encoding sulfate adenylyltransferase subunit CysD, protein MTPSLPLHLRRLEAEAIFILREVVANFENPVMLYSIGKDSSVMLHLAIKAFHPARPPFPLLHVDTTWKFREMIAFRDETVRRLGLDLRVHTNAEGKAAGINPFDHGSSNYTQIMKTEALKQALDAGGYDAAFGGARRDEEKSRAKERVFSFRSANHGWDPKNQRPELWSLYNTRIAKGETIRVFPLSNWTELDIWEYILAEEIPIVPLYLSAERPVVERNGQLIMADDERLRLLPGEAPELRRVRFRTLGCYPLTAAVESDAETVADIVREMFHVTTSERQGRLIDHDESGSMEKKKREGYF, encoded by the coding sequence ATGACGCCCTCCTTGCCGCTTCACCTTCGCCGCCTCGAAGCCGAGGCCATCTTCATCCTGCGGGAGGTGGTGGCGAACTTCGAAAATCCTGTGATGCTCTATTCGATCGGCAAGGATTCGTCGGTCATGCTGCATCTGGCGATAAAGGCGTTTCATCCGGCCAGGCCACCATTCCCCCTCCTCCATGTCGACACGACCTGGAAATTCCGCGAGATGATCGCCTTTCGCGACGAGACCGTGCGCCGGCTCGGCCTCGATCTGCGCGTGCATACCAATGCCGAGGGAAAGGCCGCCGGCATCAACCCGTTCGACCATGGCTCTTCCAACTATACCCAGATCATGAAGACGGAAGCGCTGAAGCAGGCGCTGGACGCCGGCGGCTATGACGCCGCCTTTGGCGGGGCGCGGCGCGACGAGGAAAAGAGCCGCGCCAAGGAGCGCGTCTTCTCGTTCCGTTCGGCCAATCATGGCTGGGACCCGAAGAACCAGCGCCCCGAACTCTGGTCGCTCTACAATACCCGCATCGCCAAGGGCGAGACGATCCGCGTCTTCCCGCTCTCCAACTGGACCGAGCTCGACATCTGGGAATACATCCTTGCGGAAGAGATCCCGATCGTGCCGCTCTATCTTTCGGCGGAGAGGCCTGTCGTCGAGCGCAATGGCCAGTTGATCATGGCCGATGACGAGCGGCTAAGGCTGCTGCCAGGCGAGGCGCCCGAGCTTCGCCGCGTGCGCTTCCGCACGCTCGGCTGCTACCCGCTGACCGCCGCCGTTGAATCGGACGCGGAAACCGTCGCCGACATCGTCCGAGAGATGTTCCACGTCACCACCTCCGAGAGGCAGGGCCGGCTCATCGACCATGACGAGAGCGGCTCCATGGAGAAGAAGAAGCGGGAAGGATATTTCTGA
- the cysQ gene encoding 3'(2'),5'-bisphosphate nucleotidase CysQ, which yields MILSIADPSPLASLADTLVATALAAGEAVMAIYGQDFCVDAKSDASPVTEADRLAEAIILADLAKLAPDIPVIAEEACCAGIVPDVTSRFFLVDPVDGTREFVGRNGEFTVNIALVEDGEPVFGIVYAPALGVLFMGRAGLGAEEMKIAAGAIVARRAITVATPSVPPRIVASRSHRTPETDDFLAEYPDASIVPAGSSLKFCLLASGKADLYPRFGPTMQWDTAAGDAVLRAAGGSVTTPDGDLLRYGPSYGLGIEAYRNSSFIAWGGSARPAGQ from the coding sequence ATGATCCTATCGATTGCCGACCCTTCTCCATTGGCATCCCTAGCCGACACGCTCGTCGCGACAGCGCTTGCGGCCGGCGAGGCCGTGATGGCGATCTATGGGCAGGATTTCTGCGTCGACGCGAAGAGCGACGCGTCTCCCGTCACGGAGGCCGATCGGCTGGCCGAGGCGATCATCCTCGCCGATCTGGCGAAGCTCGCGCCGGATATCCCCGTCATCGCCGAGGAGGCCTGTTGCGCCGGCATCGTGCCGGACGTCACGAGCCGATTCTTCCTTGTCGATCCCGTTGACGGAACGCGCGAGTTCGTCGGTAGAAACGGCGAGTTCACGGTCAATATTGCCCTCGTCGAGGATGGCGAGCCGGTTTTCGGGATCGTCTATGCGCCAGCCCTCGGCGTCCTGTTCATGGGCCGGGCCGGTCTTGGCGCGGAAGAGATGAAGATCGCCGCCGGCGCCATCGTCGCCCGACGCGCGATCACCGTTGCGACGCCCTCCGTGCCACCGCGGATCGTCGCAAGCCGGTCGCACCGGACGCCAGAGACCGACGACTTCCTGGCGGAATATCCTGACGCCTCGATCGTCCCGGCCGGATCGTCTCTGAAATTCTGCCTGCTCGCCTCAGGCAAGGCCGACCTCTACCCCCGGTTCGGGCCGACGATGCAGTGGGACACCGCCGCGGGCGATGCGGTGCTACGTGCCGCGGGCGGCAGCGTGACGACGCCGGACGGCGACCTGCTGCGCTATGGGCCAAGCTACGGCCTCGGGATCGAGGCCTATCGCAACTCGTCCTTCATCGCCTGGGGCGGTAGCGCCCGGCCGGCGGGCCAATAA
- a CDS encoding Lrp/AsnC family transcriptional regulator yields the protein MDDFDRRIVAQLAREGRLTAVQLADRVGLSASAVTRRLQRLEVDGVIGGYRAVVDPAAVGLGITAFVEISLDRQNDEALKAFEAAAKKCPNILSLYLMSGTSDYLLRIVARDLPDFERLHANVLGHLPGVARIESKFALREAIERPLVPIG from the coding sequence ATGGACGATTTCGACCGCAGGATCGTCGCCCAGCTCGCCCGCGAGGGGCGGCTGACGGCAGTCCAGCTCGCCGACCGGGTCGGACTATCGGCGTCGGCGGTGACGCGCCGATTGCAGCGGCTGGAGGTCGATGGCGTGATCGGCGGCTACCGGGCGGTGGTCGATCCGGCGGCGGTCGGGCTCGGCATCACCGCCTTCGTCGAAATCTCGCTCGACCGGCAGAATGATGAGGCGCTGAAGGCATTCGAGGCGGCGGCGAAGAAGTGCCCCAACATCCTCTCGCTCTATTTGATGTCGGGCACGAGCGACTATTTGCTTCGTATCGTCGCCCGCGATCTCCCCGATTTCGAACGCCTGCACGCCAATGTCCTCGGCCATCTGCCGGGCGTTGCCCGTATCGAATCGAAATTCGCGCTTCGTGAGGCGATCGAGCGGCCATTGGTGCCGATCGGCTGA
- the ald gene encoding alanine dehydrogenase encodes MLVGVPKEIKNNEFRVGLTPSAVREYVSHGHRVLIETGAGVGIDASDDAYVAAGATIAPNAADIFALSDMIVKVKEPQPSEWVQLHEGQILFTYLHLAPDPDQARGLMASGVTAVAYETVTDAQGGLPLLAPMSEVAGRLSIQAAATALQKPNGGRGILLGGVPGVAPAKVVVIGGGVVGLHAARMAVGLGADVTVLDRSIPRLRQLDELFAGRVHTRYSTIDALEAEVLSADAVIGAVLIPGAAAPKLVTRTMLGKMKRGAVMVDVAIDQGGCFETSHATTHAEPTYVVDGVIHYCVANMPGAVALTSSHALNHATLPFGLALADEGLAAIARNPHLRAGLNVHRGRITHRAVAEALGENFADPVGVAA; translated from the coding sequence ATGCTCGTCGGCGTTCCGAAGGAAATCAAGAACAACGAGTTTCGGGTCGGCCTGACGCCGTCGGCGGTGCGCGAGTATGTTTCGCATGGCCATCGCGTGCTCATCGAGACCGGTGCCGGTGTCGGCATTGATGCGTCGGACGACGCCTATGTCGCGGCCGGGGCCACGATCGCTCCGAACGCCGCCGATATCTTCGCCCTCTCCGACATGATCGTGAAGGTCAAGGAGCCGCAGCCCTCCGAATGGGTGCAGCTTCATGAAGGCCAGATCCTCTTCACCTATCTCCACCTCGCCCCCGATCCGGACCAGGCGCGCGGCCTGATGGCGTCGGGCGTCACGGCCGTAGCCTATGAGACGGTAACCGACGCGCAGGGCGGTTTGCCGCTGCTGGCGCCGATGAGCGAAGTCGCGGGACGCCTCTCCATCCAGGCCGCCGCAACGGCATTGCAGAAGCCGAATGGCGGTCGCGGCATCCTGCTCGGCGGCGTGCCGGGCGTGGCGCCGGCCAAGGTCGTCGTCATCGGCGGCGGCGTCGTCGGCCTGCATGCCGCGCGCATGGCGGTCGGCCTCGGCGCCGACGTCACCGTGCTCGACCGTTCGATCCCGCGCCTGCGCCAGCTCGACGAACTCTTCGCCGGCCGCGTACACACCCGCTATTCGACCATCGACGCGCTGGAAGCTGAAGTGCTCTCCGCCGATGCCGTGATCGGAGCGGTGCTGATCCCCGGAGCCGCCGCGCCCAAGCTCGTCACCCGCACCATGCTCGGCAAGATGAAGCGCGGCGCCGTCATGGTCGACGTTGCCATCGACCAGGGCGGTTGCTTCGAGACCTCGCATGCCACGACCCATGCCGAGCCGACCTATGTCGTCGATGGTGTGATCCATTATTGCGTCGCCAACATGCCGGGCGCCGTCGCGCTGACCTCAAGCCATGCGCTGAACCACGCGACGCTGCCCTTCGGCCTGGCGCTCGCCGATGAGGGCCTTGCCGCAATCGCCCGCAATCCTCACCTCCGCGCCGGCCTCAACGTCCATCGCGGCCGCATCACGCACCGCGCCGTCGCAGAGGCGCTCGGCGAGAATTTCGCGGACCCGGTGGGTGTCGCGGCCTGA
- a CDS encoding NAD(P)/FAD-dependent oxidoreductase, with the protein MPSHDVIIVGGAVHGASAAYHLAAHPAFSGRVLLIEKDPSFAFAASALSAASIRQQFSDPTNIAISLYGIEFLRAIGERLAVGEDRPAISLVEGGYLFLATEAGLPVLAENHGLQAALGADMVLFSPEELAGRFPYLAVEDIAAASFGATGEGWFDGYGLMQAFRAKARALGAQMMTGTVTEIATEGGRATGVRLADGSFHGAGTVIVAAGTGARPLIEPLGLPMPVEARKRCIFTFACRDKLPGFPMLIDPSGTYCRPEGELYLCGAAPSPEDDPLATDFEVDHALFEEQIWPILAARVPAFETIRPGRAWAGHYDMNLFDHNAIVGRVPGFDNLLIANGFSGHGLQQAPAVGRGLAEWIVDGAYRMLDLSPLGYERILEGRPMVEKNIV; encoded by the coding sequence TTGCCGAGCCATGACGTCATCATCGTCGGCGGTGCTGTCCACGGTGCCTCGGCGGCCTATCACCTCGCAGCGCATCCCGCCTTCTCCGGCCGCGTCCTTCTGATCGAGAAGGATCCAAGCTTCGCATTCGCCGCCAGCGCGCTTTCGGCCGCCTCGATCCGCCAGCAATTCTCCGACCCCACCAACATTGCCATCTCGCTCTATGGCATCGAATTCCTGCGAGCGATCGGCGAGCGGCTTGCTGTCGGTGAGGACAGGCCCGCGATCAGCCTGGTCGAGGGCGGCTATCTGTTCCTGGCGACCGAGGCTGGTCTTCCAGTCCTTGCCGAGAACCACGGGCTGCAGGCGGCGCTCGGCGCCGACATGGTCCTGTTCTCACCGGAAGAACTCGCCGGGCGCTTCCCCTATCTGGCGGTGGAGGACATCGCGGCGGCAAGCTTCGGCGCCACTGGCGAGGGCTGGTTCGACGGCTACGGCCTGATGCAGGCTTTCCGCGCCAAGGCCCGCGCGCTCGGCGCCCAGATGATGACGGGAACCGTGACCGAGATCGCTACGGAGGGAGGGCGTGCGACCGGCGTCCGGCTTGCCGATGGCAGTTTCCATGGCGCCGGTACCGTGATCGTCGCGGCCGGAACCGGAGCGCGTCCGCTGATCGAGCCCCTGGGCCTGCCTATGCCGGTCGAGGCGCGTAAGCGCTGCATCTTCACCTTTGCCTGCCGCGACAAGCTGCCCGGCTTCCCGATGCTGATCGACCCGTCGGGGACCTATTGCCGGCCCGAGGGCGAACTCTACCTGTGCGGCGCGGCGCCATCGCCGGAAGATGATCCGCTCGCGACGGATTTCGAAGTCGACCACGCGCTGTTCGAGGAACAGATCTGGCCAATCCTCGCTGCACGCGTCCCGGCCTTTGAGACGATCCGGCCGGGTCGGGCCTGGGCCGGTCATTACGACATGAACCTGTTCGATCACAACGCCATCGTCGGGCGCGTGCCGGGATTCGATAATTTGCTGATCGCCAACGGCTTCTCCGGCCACGGATTGCAACAGGCGCCGGCCGTCGGGCGCGGATTGGCGGAATGGATCGTCGACGGCGCGTACCGGATGCTCGACCTCTCGCCGCTCGGCTATGAGCGGATCCTCGAGGGTCGGCCGATGGTCGAGAAGAACATCGTCTGA
- a CDS encoding ABC transporter permease, with product MNPRGRLQPWLALLGLFAMVALPLDSADPAIMIPREGWLGWSVLVATALAIVASIRAEQSGTAGVLLAIAAHLGAFAAISWLPMLAGHAGPGFVALVVTSWLLAWALVSQLSALPPQKGFDATLLRLLIPFLFGLWLLILWQIVVVVLKVPFVLIPPPSAIGARIATSIPTLAADFRQTFLKAVIAGYAMGCGAGFLAAILVDRVPFLQRGLLPIGNLVSALPIVGMAPIMVMWFGFDWPSKAAVVVISTFFPMLVNTVTGLAAAQPMSRDLMRTYAAGYWQTLFKLRLPEALPFIFNALKINSTLALIAAIVAEFFGTPIVGMGFRISTEVGRMNIDMVWAEIAVAALAGSVFYGVVALIERAATFWHPSFRT from the coding sequence ATGAACCCGCGTGGCCGTCTTCAGCCCTGGCTCGCGCTGCTAGGCCTCTTCGCCATGGTGGCGCTGCCTCTGGACAGCGCCGATCCAGCGATCATGATTCCGCGCGAGGGATGGCTCGGCTGGTCGGTGCTGGTCGCCACGGCGCTCGCCATCGTCGCCTCGATCCGCGCCGAGCAAAGCGGGACTGCCGGCGTGCTGCTTGCCATCGCCGCCCATCTCGGCGCCTTCGCGGCCATCTCCTGGCTGCCGATGCTCGCCGGCCATGCCGGGCCGGGCTTCGTCGCGCTTGTGGTGACAAGCTGGCTGCTCGCCTGGGCCCTCGTCTCGCAGCTTTCCGCGCTGCCGCCGCAGAAGGGTTTCGACGCCACCCTGCTGCGCCTTCTCATTCCGTTCCTGTTCGGACTCTGGCTGCTCATTCTGTGGCAGATCGTGGTCGTCGTGCTAAAGGTGCCGTTCGTGCTGATCCCGCCGCCATCGGCGATCGGGGCGCGGATTGCCACCTCGATCCCGACTCTGGCGGCCGATTTCCGCCAGACCTTCCTGAAGGCGGTGATTGCCGGCTATGCGATGGGCTGCGGTGCCGGCTTCCTCGCCGCGATCCTGGTCGACCGCGTTCCGTTCCTGCAGCGCGGGCTGCTGCCGATCGGCAATCTGGTGTCGGCGCTGCCGATCGTCGGCATGGCGCCGATCATGGTGATGTGGTTCGGGTTCGACTGGCCGTCCAAGGCAGCGGTCGTGGTTATCTCGACCTTCTTCCCGATGCTGGTGAATACGGTGACCGGACTTGCGGCCGCGCAACCGATGAGCCGGGACCTGATGCGGACCTATGCGGCGGGCTATTGGCAGACGCTGTTCAAGCTGCGCCTGCCCGAAGCGCTGCCCTTCATTTTCAACGCGCTCAAGATCAATTCGACTCTCGCCCTGATCGCAGCCATTGTAGCCGAATTCTTCGGCACGCCGATCGTGGGCATGGGCTTCCGCATCTCAACCGAAGTCGGGCGCATGAACATCGACATGGTGTGGGCGGAAATCGCGGTGGCGGCACTCGCCGGCTCCGTGTTCTACGGCGTGGTGGCGCTGATCGAGCGCGCCGCGACCTTTTGGCATCCGTCCTTCCGCACCTGA
- the cysN gene encoding sulfate adenylyltransferase subunit CysN, producing the protein MADPLSVLQLSEVLPAREAGGKGLLRFLTCGSVDDGKSTLIGRLLYDSKRLFDDQIATLEKDSKKFGTVGDDMDFALLVDGLEAEREQGITIDVAYRFFATEKRKFIVADTPGHEQYTRNMATGASTADLAVLLIDARKGILNQTRRHATIASLLGIRHVVLAINKFDLVGYDLAIYERIIAEFDADAGHYGFASRVAIPLSARFGDNVSFHSDAMPWYRGPTLIEHLETVEIEIDTLVPRPMRFPVQWVNRPDLTFRGYAGTLAGGTVEAGDEIVVARTGQTARVARIVTYDGDIASASAGDAVTLTLDREIDVSRGDVLAPASTRPEVSDQFAAHLIWMADEPLLPGRPYWMKIGTRTVGAAVSELKHRLEIETLKPLAAKTLALNDIGFGNLSLSEPIALDPYEENRTTGAFILVDRFTNQTVAAGMVRFGLRRATNVHRQALAIDKAARAEAKGQKPVILWLTGLSGAGKSTIANLVEQKLHLRGRHTYLLDGDNVRHGLNRDLGFTDADRVENIRRVAETAKLFLDAGLIVLVSFISPFRSERQLARDLVEEGEFVEIFVDTPLAVAEARDVKGLYKKAREGKIKNFTGIDSPYEPPQAAEIHLDAAGSDPEAMADRILAYLGDRGIIDV; encoded by the coding sequence ATGGCCGATCCGCTTTCCGTTCTTCAACTTAGCGAAGTCCTTCCCGCGCGGGAGGCCGGTGGCAAGGGTCTCTTGCGCTTCCTGACCTGCGGCAGCGTCGATGACGGCAAGTCGACGCTGATCGGCCGCCTGCTCTACGATTCCAAGCGCCTCTTCGACGACCAGATCGCGACGCTCGAGAAGGATTCGAAGAAGTTCGGCACGGTCGGCGACGACATGGACTTCGCCCTCCTCGTCGACGGCCTCGAGGCGGAGCGCGAGCAGGGGATTACGATCGACGTCGCCTATCGATTCTTCGCAACCGAGAAGCGCAAGTTCATCGTGGCCGACACCCCCGGCCACGAGCAATATACACGCAACATGGCAACCGGCGCCTCGACGGCCGATCTTGCCGTGCTGCTCATCGATGCGCGCAAGGGCATTTTGAACCAGACGCGGCGCCACGCCACGATCGCGTCGCTGCTCGGCATCCGCCACGTCGTCCTCGCGATCAACAAGTTCGATCTCGTCGGCTACGACCTTGCGATCTACGAGCGGATCATCGCCGAATTCGACGCGGATGCCGGCCATTACGGCTTTGCCAGCCGCGTCGCCATCCCGCTCTCCGCCCGCTTCGGCGACAATGTCTCGTTCCACAGCGATGCGATGCCCTGGTATCGCGGCCCGACGCTGATCGAGCATCTGGAGACGGTCGAGATCGAGATCGACACGCTGGTGCCGCGGCCGATGCGCTTTCCGGTCCAGTGGGTGAACCGGCCGGACCTGACCTTCCGCGGCTATGCCGGAACGCTGGCGGGCGGCACCGTCGAGGCCGGCGACGAGATCGTCGTGGCGCGGACCGGGCAGACGGCGCGCGTCGCCAGGATCGTCACCTATGATGGCGATATCGCGAGCGCCTCGGCCGGCGATGCCGTGACACTGACACTCGACCGCGAGATCGATGTTTCGCGCGGCGACGTCCTCGCTCCGGCCTCCACACGACCGGAAGTCTCCGACCAGTTCGCGGCCCATCTGATCTGGATGGCTGACGAGCCGCTTTTGCCGGGCCGGCCCTATTGGATGAAGATCGGCACTCGCACCGTCGGCGCGGCGGTGAGCGAGTTGAAGCACCGCCTCGAGATCGAGACGCTGAAGCCGCTTGCGGCCAAGACGCTGGCGCTCAACGACATCGGCTTCGGCAATCTTTCGCTGTCCGAGCCGATAGCCCTAGACCCCTATGAGGAGAACCGGACCACGGGGGCCTTCATCCTGGTCGACCGCTTCACCAACCAGACCGTCGCGGCGGGAATGGTCCGCTTCGGCCTGCGCCGCGCCACCAACGTCCATCGTCAGGCGCTCGCCATCGACAAGGCCGCGAGGGCAGAGGCGAAGGGCCAGAAGCCCGTCATATTGTGGTTGACCGGGCTTTCCGGCGCCGGCAAGTCGACGATCGCCAACCTCGTCGAGCAGAAGCTCCATCTCCGGGGCCGCCACACCTATCTGCTCGACGGCGACAATGTCCGCCACGGCCTCAACCGCGATCTGGGCTTCACCGACGCGGATCGGGTGGAGAATATCCGCCGCGTCGCGGAGACGGCGAAGCTGTTCCTCGATGCCGGCTTGATCGTCCTCGTCTCGTTCATCTCGCCCTTCCGCTCCGAACGCCAACTGGCGCGCGATCTGGTCGAGGAAGGCGAGTTCGTCGAGATCTTTGTCGATACGCCGCTGGCGGTCGCGGAGGCCCGCGACGTGAAGGGGCTCTACAAGAAGGCCCGCGAAGGCAAGATCAAGAACTTTACCGGCATCGACAGCCCCTATGAACCGCCGCAGGCTGCCGAGATTCATCTCGATGCGGCCGGTTCGGATCCCGAAGCGATGGCCGATCGCATCCTCGCCTATCTCGGCGATCGCGGCATCATCGACGTCTAG